A stretch of the Aegilops tauschii subsp. strangulata cultivar AL8/78 chromosome 4, Aet v6.0, whole genome shotgun sequence genome encodes the following:
- the LOC109783619 gene encoding proline-rich protein 4 translates to MGARPVLFGALALLLAASFGAAEAAPAVVVGSVKCLDCSPDDVSAEDALKGLQVAIKCRSGAGEAYETQTVGQLDDKGAFSIPLQAGLLREDGELDRDCFAQLHSAPDTPCDGPAPPRIAPAKSTTQGVADANTYLAVAEDTVFSPVACACKKKKKNFMVGPPPPPPPRPEPSYGPPTPTPTPTPTPSYGPPSTPKPPAPEDDPKPFFHKHPKMKKMMHKKKPCPPLGEEDKPKN, encoded by the exons ATGGGGGCTCGGCCGGTTCTTTTCGGTGCTCTCGCTCTGCTCCTGGCCGCCAGCTTCGGTGCGGCCGAGGCGGCGCCGGCCGTCGTGGTTGGCTCCGTCAAGTGCCTGGACTGCTCTCCCGACGATGTCAGTGCTGAAGATGCCCTGAAAG GGCTTCAGGTAGCCATCAAGTGCAGGTCCGGCGCCGGCGAGGCCTACGAGACGCAGACGGTCGGGCAGCTCGACGACAAGGGCGCCTTCAGCATCCCCCTCCAGGCAGGCCTCCTGCGCGAAGACGGCGAGCTGGACCGCGACTGCTTCGCCCAGCTCCACAGCGCGCCCGACACGCCGTGCGACGGGCCGGCGCCGCCCAGGATCGCcccggccaagtccaccacccaagGCGTCGCCGACGCCAACACCTACCTCGCGGTCGCCGAGGACACGGTTTTCTCGCCCGTCGCGTGCGCgtgcaagaagaagaagaagaacttcatggtcggcccgccgccgccgcccccgccgagGCCGGAGCCCTCATACGGgcccccgacgccgacgcccacTCCCACGCCGACGCCCTCGTACGGTCCTCCTTCGACGCCCAAGCCGCCCGCGCCCGAGGATGACCCGAAGCCGTTCTTCCACAAGCACCccaagatgaagaagatgatgcacAAGAAGAAGCCGTGCCCGCCGCTCGGCGAGGAGGACAAGCCCAAGAACTGA